A genome region from Pseudomonas sp. S06B 330 includes the following:
- a CDS encoding aromatic amino acid transport family protein: MSATPNTAVGGADASVTESSGLEVKRLTFVEAVAMIVGTNIGAGVLSMAYASRLAGYMPLLLWLAVAGVFTTISMLYVSETTLRTRSHHQLSGLAQRYVGSFGAWAIFLSVAVNSIGALTAYMSGSGKILSEFFGISPALGSLLFFLPAAFVLYLGLKAIGKGEKFISIGMVSMTLVLVAATLINEKTDFGNLFDGSWIYMIPVFNIAVFCFSAQYVVPEMARGFSHAPKRLPVAVITGMVITFILLAIVPMSVIALNGLENQTEVATLAWGQALGQWAFYTANTFALCAMMTSYWGLGGSFLTNIFDKFKSLGSESNPKNRLLVLGIVCVPPFILAYSGMVGFVNALYFAGVFSGVILSIMPILMLRSARKNGDIVPAWQCGWIAHPLIQVMVVILYLCSMAYAIASALGWLPGGW; encoded by the coding sequence ATGAGTGCAACCCCCAACACCGCCGTGGGCGGTGCTGACGCGTCCGTTACCGAATCGTCGGGCCTGGAGGTCAAACGCCTGACCTTCGTTGAGGCTGTGGCGATGATCGTCGGCACCAACATTGGTGCTGGCGTACTGTCGATGGCCTATGCCAGCCGTTTGGCCGGTTACATGCCTCTGCTGCTATGGCTGGCGGTGGCGGGCGTCTTCACCACCATTTCCATGCTTTATGTGTCGGAAACCACCTTGCGTACCCGTAGCCACCATCAATTGAGTGGCCTGGCGCAACGCTATGTCGGTTCCTTCGGTGCCTGGGCGATCTTCCTGTCGGTGGCGGTCAACAGCATCGGCGCCCTGACGGCCTACATGAGCGGCAGTGGCAAGATCCTCAGCGAGTTCTTCGGCATCAGCCCGGCCTTGGGCAGCTTGCTGTTCTTCCTGCCGGCGGCATTTGTCTTGTACCTGGGCCTGAAGGCCATCGGCAAGGGTGAGAAGTTCATCAGCATCGGCATGGTCTCGATGACCCTGGTGTTGGTTGCAGCGACCCTGATCAACGAAAAAACTGACTTCGGCAACCTGTTCGACGGCAGCTGGATCTACATGATTCCGGTGTTCAACATTGCCGTGTTCTGCTTCTCGGCGCAGTACGTGGTGCCGGAAATGGCCCGTGGTTTCAGCCATGCGCCCAAGCGCCTGCCTGTCGCAGTGATCACCGGGATGGTCATCACCTTCATCCTGCTGGCTATCGTGCCGATGTCGGTGATTGCCCTCAACGGCCTGGAAAACCAGACTGAAGTGGCCACGCTGGCGTGGGGCCAGGCCTTGGGCCAATGGGCGTTCTACACCGCCAACACCTTTGCCCTGTGCGCGATGATGACCTCGTACTGGGGGCTGGGCGGTAGCTTCCTGACCAACATTTTCGACAAGTTCAAAAGCCTTGGCTCGGAAAGCAACCCGAAGAACCGTCTGCTGGTACTGGGCATCGTCTGTGTACCGCCATTCATCCTGGCGTATAGCGGCATGGTTGGCTTCGTCAACGCGCTGTACTTTGCCGGTGTGTTCAGCGGTGTGATCCTGTCGATCATGCCGATCCTGATGCTGCGCTCGGCGCGCAAGAACGGTGACATCGTGCCGGCTTGGCAGTGTGGCTGGATTGCCCACCCACTGATTCAGGTGATGGTGGTGATTCTTTACCTGTGCAGCATGGCTTATGCGATTGCCAGTGCATTGGGTTGGTTGCCTGGCGGCTGGTAA
- a CDS encoding sulfotransferase family protein: MNDMTYSGRPMHFISGLPRSGSTLLSALLRQNPRFHAHMSSPLAGLVNDLLNGMGGQNEYSLFISDQQRQRIMRGLFDQYYGEEYSASVIFDSNRAWCSRMALLHSLFPSSKVIACVREVPWIIDSIERLIQRNTLSPSVLFNYQAGGTVYSRTDGVANADGMLGYPYNALKEAFYGAHASRLLLVRYESLVDNPQAVLDGIYAFIDEPPFKHNADNVQFNAREFDQRAGTPGLHDVMPSVQAASRSTILPPDVFARFSRDAFWQHPQHNPHGVKIL, from the coding sequence ATGAACGACATGACTTACTCCGGGCGCCCGATGCATTTCATTTCCGGCTTGCCCCGTTCAGGCTCGACGTTATTGTCGGCCCTGTTGCGCCAAAATCCGCGCTTTCATGCGCACATGAGTAGCCCTTTGGCCGGTCTGGTCAATGACCTGCTCAATGGCATGGGCGGGCAAAACGAATATTCGCTGTTTATTTCCGATCAGCAACGTCAACGCATCATGCGCGGGTTGTTTGATCAGTACTATGGCGAGGAATATTCGGCGTCGGTGATCTTCGACAGTAATCGCGCCTGGTGCTCACGCATGGCATTGCTGCACAGCCTTTTTCCGAGCAGCAAGGTGATTGCCTGCGTACGTGAGGTGCCGTGGATCATTGATAGCATCGAGCGTTTGATCCAACGCAATACACTCTCACCTTCAGTCCTTTTCAACTACCAGGCCGGTGGCACGGTGTATAGCCGTACCGATGGCGTGGCCAACGCCGACGGCATGCTCGGTTACCCCTACAACGCCCTCAAAGAGGCGTTTTACGGCGCACACGCCAGCCGTTTGCTGTTGGTGCGCTATGAGAGTTTGGTCGACAACCCGCAGGCGGTCCTCGACGGCATCTATGCCTTTATCGATGAGCCGCCCTTCAAGCACAACGCAGACAACGTTCAGTTCAACGCTCGCGAGTTCGATCAACGGGCGGGCACGCCTGGGCTACACGACGTCATGCCCAGCGTACAGGCCGCCAGCCGCTCGACCATTCTGCCCCCTGATGTATTTGCGCGCTTTAGCCGTGACGCTTTCTGGCAACACCCTCAGCACAACCCACACGGGGTCAAGATTCTTTGA
- a CDS encoding autotransporter domain-containing protein — translation MNKAIYRLVWNSRLGAPQVVSEVAKSKACGGTVAVTGSGTRASKRCAKRAVWPLALLSLGIASSVWATTYDVTTGAGSGLGSLHDELKNNGTVSIDPGVTMITLDGDLDVFSNGPTTLNAFAPLAITGGDLVGGGKSLSLNGPDRDAITLTISGQFTGDPGSGGSATDGDSGTDGANSSGYAVAGGNGTSGSKGQYSAPSDGLAGISGSGFNLTNNASISGGAGVAVVSAGAGGNGGNGGAGGPYGAGGAGGAGGAGASAGVGSSGGAGVTGNNFTLTNNGSITGGDGADGAAGGAGGSGGVGGRGGYSNKGGRGGYGGNGGNGGNGGNGGAGVSGSDMVLVNTGIIKGGTGGAQGIGGAAGVGGKRGESGKGYIFGGTDGSDGRRGNNGERGIDGDGIDASGNSTITNSGTISGYNGILNKGTLNRLNNNAGGHIVGNPLDSSAAGVRNIGIIDALNNTGYIEGNIGIFNTDVGTITTLSNNAGGTIYGGLGIKNEGAIDALSNAGTIGGVSGIFNAADGTITTLSNDGDGTISGTGIGISNEGTITTLNNSGTISSGHGIVNSGTIGALNNSGLISGQNAIVNTSSNGGLGAIANTGIISGEIMNYSSQDLIINGGTGSLFGRLTGSSAGTGVGADNIGQISNTRSNVVFGPGNQLLNDHIDVGTHTVTNDSTGVLQVNNALNIIGNYHQGADASLILGVANNAVTTGNASTDSGYGRLVVSGKANIASGSTIGLQRLGSYGFAQGQRYVVIQAATPDTEYNASSLRYKVAGYNASGTSVDSGGNTLLLVTLGGATQPDVTPPPSDVTPPPSDVTPPPSDVTPPPSDVTPPPSDVTPPPPDVTPPPPDGPSSGPINRATTTSGMATLSGLFNYNGYDAPLMNLFNAAAALGSSAEGNKAGAQLSPAATVSAATQASMASTVQVLNVTAARLDGMRTAQNDMAGSGIATGEAASNSGLWGQAFGGSSRLSESDNIAGYTSHYSGMLIGADTALNDSWQAGGLFSYTQTTVNSDGDNAGSSADVKSYGVFGYASYTANPWYLDLSIGAIQHQYDTQRDVNFPGFNGTAKGEHDGMQYIAAAQVGYPINLGSHTVLTPIGGLTYTTLEQDSFSEEGGNGAALDVDSTSTHSLKSDLGAKLERSYATEYGNVVPSAQLIWRHEYHDTRLQSVANFAADTAGATSFSNLGVKPVDDTGVLTLGVTLLQSSALSVSAKYTLEAASGYTANTGDVQVRWNF, via the coding sequence ATGAACAAGGCCATTTATCGGTTGGTATGGAATAGCAGGTTGGGGGCGCCGCAAGTCGTTTCTGAAGTTGCCAAGTCTAAGGCGTGTGGCGGCACTGTAGCCGTCACCGGGTCGGGCACTCGCGCGTCGAAACGATGCGCTAAAAGAGCCGTCTGGCCACTGGCTTTGTTGTCGCTGGGAATTGCCTCTTCAGTGTGGGCGACGACCTATGACGTCACTACGGGGGCGGGTTCCGGTCTGGGGTCCCTGCACGATGAACTAAAAAACAATGGGACGGTGAGCATCGATCCGGGAGTGACAATGATTACCCTGGACGGGGACCTAGACGTATTTAGTAACGGCCCAACGACGCTGAACGCTTTCGCTCCCCTGGCAATTACCGGTGGCGACCTGGTGGGTGGCGGCAAATCGTTGTCATTGAACGGTCCAGATAGAGACGCGATCACCCTCACGATTTCGGGCCAGTTCACTGGCGATCCGGGTAGCGGTGGGTCTGCAACGGATGGCGATTCGGGAACGGATGGCGCGAACTCCAGTGGTTATGCCGTCGCGGGCGGTAACGGCACGTCGGGCTCAAAGGGCCAATACTCTGCCCCGAGCGATGGTTTAGCGGGAATCAGTGGCAGCGGATTCAATCTCACGAACAATGCCAGCATAAGCGGTGGTGCGGGTGTTGCCGTTGTATCGGCGGGCGCTGGGGGCAATGGCGGTAATGGTGGTGCTGGTGGCCCTTATGGCGCTGGTGGCGCTGGTGGCGCCGGTGGTGCCGGTGCTAGCGCTGGGGTGGGCTCCTCCGGTGGTGCCGGCGTCACAGGCAACAACTTCACGCTGACCAACAATGGCAGCATTACTGGGGGCGATGGTGCTGATGGCGCTGCTGGTGGTGCCGGCGGTAGTGGTGGTGTTGGTGGTCGTGGTGGATATTCTAACAAGGGTGGCAGGGGTGGCTACGGTGGCAACGGTGGCAACGGTGGCAACGGGGGCAACGGTGGAGCTGGCGTCAGTGGTTCCGACATGGTGTTGGTCAACACTGGGATTATTAAAGGCGGCACTGGCGGGGCCCAGGGCATAGGAGGTGCAGCAGGTGTAGGAGGTAAAAGAGGTGAAAGTGGTAAAGGATATATCTTTGGCGGTACAGACGGCTCAGACGGCCGACGCGGCAACAATGGCGAAAGGGGCATAGACGGCGACGGCATTGACGCATCGGGTAATTCCACCATCACCAACAGCGGTACCATCAGCGGTTATAACGGCATTCTCAACAAAGGTACCCTCAACAGACTGAACAATAACGCAGGAGGCCATATTGTTGGCAACCCGCTTGACAGTTCTGCCGCGGGGGTTCGTAACATTGGTATCATCGATGCCCTGAACAACACAGGTTATATCGAAGGTAACATTGGTATTTTCAACACCGACGTCGGCACTATCACCACACTGAGCAATAATGCCGGCGGCACTATCTATGGCGGGTTAGGCATTAAAAATGAGGGCGCCATCGATGCGCTGAGCAACGCGGGCACAATTGGAGGTGTTTCTGGAATTTTCAACGCCGCCGACGGCACTATCACCACCCTGAGCAACGATGGCGATGGTACGATTTCGGGCACAGGAATAGGCATTTCTAACGAGGGTACCATCACTACGCTCAACAACAGTGGCACCATCTCCAGTGGTCACGGCATTGTCAACTCCGGCACCATCGGTGCACTGAACAACAGTGGCCTCATCAGCGGTCAAAACGCAATTGTAAATACCTCATCGAACGGCGGGCTCGGCGCCATAGCCAACACCGGTATCATCTCCGGTGAGATCATGAACTATTCTTCGCAGGACCTGATAATCAACGGCGGCACGGGCTCGCTGTTCGGCAGGCTGACGGGCTCCAGTGCTGGCACAGGTGTGGGGGCAGACAACATCGGCCAGATCAGCAACACCAGGTCGAACGTGGTGTTTGGCCCGGGTAACCAGTTGCTCAATGACCACATCGACGTCGGCACTCATACTGTCACCAATGATTCGACCGGCGTCCTGCAGGTCAACAATGCACTTAATATCATTGGCAATTACCACCAGGGCGCCGATGCCAGCCTGATTCTCGGAGTGGCCAACAATGCCGTGACCACCGGTAATGCCAGCACTGACAGCGGCTATGGCCGCCTGGTGGTCAGCGGGAAGGCAAACATCGCCTCGGGCTCCACGATCGGCTTGCAGCGCCTGGGCAGCTACGGTTTTGCTCAGGGTCAACGCTACGTGGTGATTCAGGCGGCCACCCCTGACACCGAATATAACGCCAGCAGCCTGCGCTACAAAGTAGCGGGTTATAACGCCTCCGGTACCAGTGTAGACAGCGGCGGCAATACCCTGTTGTTGGTCACATTGGGCGGTGCTACGCAACCTGACGTCACGCCACCACCATCTGACGTCACGCCACCACCATCTGACGTCACACCACCACCATCTGACGTCACACCACCACCATCTGACGTCACACCACCACCATCTGACGTCACACCACCACCCCCTGACGTCACGCCACCGCCACCTGACGGGCCATCCAGTGGTCCGATCAATCGCGCGACCACCACCAGCGGGATGGCAACGCTCTCCGGGCTGTTCAACTACAACGGCTACGATGCGCCGTTGATGAACCTGTTCAACGCTGCCGCCGCCCTTGGCTCTTCGGCTGAGGGTAATAAGGCCGGTGCGCAGTTGAGCCCAGCGGCGACCGTGTCGGCCGCGACTCAGGCGTCCATGGCGTCCACGGTGCAAGTGCTCAATGTCACGGCGGCACGCCTGGACGGGATGCGCACTGCGCAGAACGACATGGCCGGCAGCGGTATCGCCACGGGTGAAGCCGCCAGCAATTCCGGGCTGTGGGGGCAGGCGTTCGGCGGTTCTTCGCGCCTGAGCGAGAGTGATAATATCGCCGGCTATACCAGCCATTACAGTGGCATGCTCATTGGTGCCGACACGGCGCTCAACGACAGCTGGCAGGCCGGTGGCCTGTTCAGCTACACCCAGACTACGGTCAACAGCGACGGCGATAACGCTGGCAGCTCTGCCGACGTGAAGTCTTACGGTGTGTTCGGCTATGCCAGCTATACGGCCAATCCGTGGTACCTGGACCTGTCGATAGGGGCGATCCAGCACCAATACGACACCCAGCGTGACGTTAACTTCCCTGGCTTCAATGGCACGGCCAAGGGCGAGCATGACGGAATGCAGTACATCGCTGCAGCCCAGGTCGGTTACCCGATCAACCTCGGTTCCCATACGGTGCTGACGCCGATTGGCGGCTTGACCTACACCACGCTGGAGCAAGACAGCTTCAGCGAAGAAGGCGGCAATGGCGCGGCACTGGATGTGGACTCCACCAGCACTCACTCGCTGAAAAGCGACCTGGGCGCCAAGCTGGAGCGCTCCTACGCAACTGAATACGGCAACGTCGTGCCGTCGGCGCAGTTGATCTGGCGTCATGAGTACCATGACACCCGTCTGCAGTCGGTCGCCAACTTTGCCGCTGACACGGCAGGGGCCACCAGCTTCAGCAACCTGGGCGTCAAGCCGGTTGATGACACTGGCGTGCTGACACTGGGCGTGACTCTGCTGCAAAGTAGCGCCCTCAGCGTGTCGGCGAAGTACACCCTGGAGGCGGCGAGTGGTTACACCGCCAATACCGGTGATGTACAGGTGCGTTGGAACTTCTGA
- a CDS encoding alpha/beta hydrolase family protein: protein MKSSSASLSRCLVAVLTCVSVALGGLSGCADPNRHAESLALTGHLQRERVETDGFVLTSFYRISRPDLPLTVYIEGDGKAWRSRTVPSDNPTPHQALALTLASVDPAANVVYLARPCQFTPLVQSPRCGRAYWTDKRFAEEVVVAMNQALSRYCARVPGQRVHLVGYSGGGALAILIAARRHDIASLRTVAGNLDHVQVNRLHNVSAMPESLNAIDVAPQVSSIVQLHFSGGDDRVVPAQVAQNFVRATASRCARSQIVPGMAHDSDWARRWPELLLTPLPCSVSTNHE, encoded by the coding sequence GTGAAAAGTTCGAGCGCGTCGTTGTCGCGTTGTCTCGTCGCGGTACTCACGTGCGTGAGTGTGGCGCTAGGAGGATTGAGCGGTTGTGCCGATCCGAACCGGCACGCCGAGAGCCTGGCGCTCACCGGCCACTTGCAGCGTGAGCGGGTCGAAACCGACGGTTTCGTGCTGACCAGTTTTTACCGGATCAGTCGTCCGGATCTGCCATTGACCGTCTATATCGAGGGCGATGGTAAGGCCTGGCGCTCGCGCACGGTGCCCTCGGACAACCCCACGCCACATCAGGCCCTGGCTTTGACACTGGCATCGGTGGACCCGGCGGCCAACGTCGTGTACCTGGCACGCCCTTGCCAATTCACGCCGTTAGTGCAAAGCCCGCGTTGCGGCCGAGCCTACTGGACCGACAAGCGATTTGCCGAGGAAGTCGTCGTGGCCATGAACCAGGCGCTGAGCCGTTACTGCGCGCGGGTACCGGGACAGCGCGTTCACCTGGTCGGCTATTCGGGCGGTGGGGCGCTGGCGATTTTGATTGCCGCCCGGCGTCATGACATTGCCTCGCTGCGCACGGTGGCCGGTAACCTGGACCACGTGCAAGTCAATCGTTTGCATAACGTCTCGGCCATGCCTGAATCGCTCAATGCCATCGACGTTGCCCCGCAGGTCTCGTCTATCGTGCAGCTCCACTTCAGCGGTGGCGATGACCGTGTCGTGCCGGCGCAGGTCGCGCAAAATTTTGTCCGCGCAACGGCCAGCCGTTGTGCACGCAGCCAGATCGTCCCAGGTATGGCCCATGACAGCGACTGGGCCCGGCGCTGGCCTGAACTGCTATTAACCCCTCTACCGTGCTCGGTGAGTACAAACCATGAATAA
- the cysC gene encoding adenylyl-sulfate kinase, whose product MNNNLTSVPHALSASDRNAHYGHSGAVLWFTGLSASGKSSLSMALELALTKLGYSCYVLDGDNLRKGLNANLGFSAEHRSENIRRVGEVASLFANAGLICITALISPYYKDRERAREAVGPMFHEIHIAADLATCEARDPKGLYQKAHAGKLLEFTGVSAPYEAPKHPELVIDTGKISVEESLKILLDYVVRHIPLSQNQ is encoded by the coding sequence ATGAATAACAACCTGACAAGCGTGCCGCACGCCCTGAGTGCGTCGGACCGTAACGCGCATTACGGCCACAGCGGCGCGGTGCTGTGGTTTACCGGGCTGTCCGCTTCGGGCAAGTCGTCCTTGTCCATGGCATTGGAACTAGCGCTGACGAAGCTGGGCTATAGCTGCTATGTGCTCGATGGTGACAATCTGCGCAAAGGCTTGAATGCAAATTTAGGTTTCAGTGCCGAACATCGGAGCGAGAACATCCGCCGCGTGGGCGAGGTTGCCAGCTTGTTTGCCAATGCCGGATTGATCTGTATCACCGCCTTGATTTCCCCCTACTACAAGGATCGCGAGCGTGCGCGTGAGGCGGTCGGGCCAATGTTTCACGAAATACATATCGCGGCAGACCTGGCGACCTGCGAAGCCCGTGACCCCAAGGGGCTATACCAAAAGGCGCACGCCGGTAAGCTGCTTGAATTCACGGGGGTGAGTGCGCCGTACGAGGCGCCGAAGCATCCTGAATTGGTGATCGATACTGGAAAAATTTCGGTCGAGGAAAGCCTGAAGATATTGCTCGACTACGTGGTACGCCATATTCCGCTAAGCCAGAATCAATGA
- a CDS encoding FAD-binding and (Fe-S)-binding domain-containing protein, whose amino-acid sequence MSLPAAFLDTVEHLIPRERRFDDPLSTLAFGTDASFYRLIPKLVIRVESEDEVATLLKAAHAEQVAITFRAAGTSLSGQAVSDSVLLVLGDNWNARDIRDGGTQIRLQPGVIGAQANAWLAPFGRKIGPDPASINACKIGGIVANNASGMCCGTAQNSYHTLAGMRLLLADGTLFDSELPDSVVRLQQSHGELLAQLGELGRQTRANTELAAKIRHKYRLKNTTGLSLNALVDYDEPVDILTHLMVGSEGTLGFISAVTYNTVPDHPHKASALIVFPDVETCCKAVPVLKQQPVSAVELLDRRSLRSVENMQGMPEWVKSLSAGACALLIESRAATQSLLHEQLAHISASIAEFPVEKQVDFSEDPVVYNQLWRIRKDTFPAVGAVRETGTTVIIEDVTFPVEKLAEGVNRLIALFDKHGYDEAILFGHALEGNLHFVFTQGFDSSEQVTRYSAFMDDVAQLVAVEYGGSLKAEHGTGRNMAPFVELEWGHDAYQLMWQLKRLLDPAGILNPDVVLTDDPQLHLKNLKPLPAADEIVDKCIECGFCEPVCPSKGLTLSPRQRIVMWRDIQAKKRAGSDTRQLERDYQYQGIDTCAATGLCAQRCPVGINTGELVKKLRGQVAGHVKTADWLAENFHTALSGARFTLQAANAARKLLGAPRLSRLSSRLSKASHGRVPQWTSAMPQPLKAISLSPASNDARPRVVYLAACVSRVMGPAATDREQTSLLDKTRTLLEKAGYQVVFPENQDNLCCGQPFASKGYAEQAEHKRQELINALLHASRGGLDPIYCDTSPCTLRLVQDLAETRLDLYDPVRFIRTHLLDKLEFTPQDEPIAVHVTCSTQHLGESQALIDLARRCSTQVVIPEGIHCCGFAGDKGFTTPELNAHSLRSLKDAVQYCGEGISTSRTCEIGLSNHGGIDYHGLVYLVDRVTRPRAI is encoded by the coding sequence ATGAGTCTGCCCGCCGCGTTCCTCGACACGGTTGAACACCTGATCCCCCGCGAGCGGCGTTTCGACGACCCGCTCTCGACCCTGGCCTTCGGCACTGACGCCAGTTTCTACCGCCTGATTCCCAAGCTTGTGATCCGCGTCGAGAGCGAGGATGAAGTCGCCACCCTGCTCAAGGCTGCCCACGCTGAGCAGGTTGCGATCACCTTCCGTGCCGCCGGCACCAGTCTGTCCGGGCAAGCGGTGAGTGACTCGGTATTGCTGGTGCTGGGCGACAACTGGAACGCGCGCGACATTCGCGACGGTGGCACGCAAATCCGCCTGCAGCCGGGTGTCATCGGTGCCCAGGCCAACGCCTGGCTGGCGCCGTTCGGGCGCAAGATCGGTCCCGATCCGGCCTCGATCAATGCCTGCAAAATCGGCGGTATCGTCGCCAACAACGCCAGCGGCATGTGCTGTGGTACCGCGCAGAACAGCTACCACACCCTGGCCGGCATGCGCCTGCTGCTCGCGGACGGCACCTTGTTCGACAGCGAACTGCCGGACAGCGTCGTGCGCTTGCAGCAAAGCCATGGCGAACTGCTTGCACAACTCGGCGAACTGGGTCGACAGACTCGCGCCAATACCGAATTGGCGGCCAAGATCCGTCACAAGTACCGCCTGAAAAACACCACTGGTTTATCGCTCAACGCGCTCGTCGATTACGACGAGCCTGTGGATATCCTCACCCACCTGATGGTTGGCTCCGAAGGGACCCTCGGCTTCATCAGTGCGGTGACCTACAACACCGTGCCGGACCATCCGCACAAGGCCAGTGCACTGATCGTCTTCCCCGATGTCGAGACCTGCTGCAAGGCAGTGCCCGTGCTCAAGCAGCAACCAGTGTCTGCGGTAGAACTGCTCGACCGCCGCAGCCTGCGCTCGGTGGAGAACATGCAGGGCATGCCGGAGTGGGTGAAGAGCCTGTCCGCCGGTGCCTGTGCGTTGCTGATCGAGTCACGCGCCGCGACGCAATCGCTGCTGCACGAACAGTTGGCACATATCAGTGCCTCCATCGCTGAGTTCCCGGTGGAAAAGCAGGTTGATTTCAGCGAAGACCCGGTGGTCTACAACCAGCTCTGGCGTATCCGCAAAGACACCTTCCCGGCCGTCGGCGCGGTACGCGAAACCGGCACCACAGTGATTATCGAAGATGTCACCTTCCCCGTCGAAAAGCTCGCCGAGGGTGTCAATCGCCTGATCGCGTTGTTCGACAAGCACGGCTACGACGAGGCGATCCTGTTCGGTCATGCCCTGGAAGGTAACTTGCACTTCGTCTTCACCCAAGGCTTCGACTCGTCAGAACAAGTGACGCGCTATTCGGCCTTCATGGATGACGTCGCGCAGCTGGTTGCCGTGGAGTACGGCGGCTCGCTCAAGGCCGAGCACGGCACCGGACGCAACATGGCGCCCTTCGTCGAGCTGGAATGGGGGCATGACGCCTATCAGCTGATGTGGCAACTCAAGCGCCTTCTGGACCCAGCCGGCATCCTCAATCCAGACGTGGTGTTGACCGACGACCCGCAGCTGCACCTGAAGAACCTCAAGCCCTTGCCTGCCGCCGACGAGATCGTCGACAAGTGCATCGAATGTGGTTTCTGCGAGCCGGTGTGCCCGTCCAAGGGGCTGACCCTCAGCCCGCGCCAGCGTATCGTTATGTGGCGCGACATCCAGGCGAAAAAGCGCGCCGGTAGCGATACTCGCCAGCTAGAGCGTGACTACCAGTACCAAGGCATCGACACCTGCGCCGCAACAGGTTTGTGCGCACAACGCTGCCCGGTGGGCATCAATACCGGCGAGCTGGTGAAGAAACTGCGCGGCCAGGTCGCTGGCCATGTGAAGACCGCCGATTGGCTGGCGGAAAATTTTCACACCGCACTCAGCGGCGCACGCTTTACCTTGCAGGCCGCCAACGCTGCGCGCAAGTTGCTCGGAGCACCGCGCTTGAGTCGCCTTAGCAGCCGCCTCAGCAAAGCCAGTCACGGCCGCGTTCCGCAGTGGACGTCGGCCATGCCGCAGCCGCTCAAAGCCATCTCACTGAGCCCCGCGAGTAACGATGCCCGACCTCGGGTGGTGTACCTGGCCGCCTGTGTGTCGCGGGTAATGGGCCCGGCAGCGACCGACCGTGAACAAACCTCATTGCTCGACAAGACCCGCACCCTATTGGAAAAGGCGGGCTATCAAGTAGTCTTCCCGGAGAATCAGGACAACCTGTGCTGCGGCCAACCCTTCGCCTCCAAGGGGTATGCCGAACAGGCCGAACACAAGCGCCAGGAGTTGATCAACGCCCTGCTGCATGCCAGCCGTGGCGGGCTTGATCCGATCTACTGCGACACCAGCCCCTGTACCTTGCGCCTGGTTCAGGACCTGGCTGAAACCCGCCTGGACCTCTATGACCCGGTGCGTTTCATCCGCACTCACCTGCTCGACAAACTGGAGTTCACGCCTCAGGACGAACCGATTGCAGTACACGTGACCTGCAGCACCCAACACCTGGGTGAAAGCCAGGCGCTGATCGACCTGGCCCGGCGCTGCAGCACACAGGTGGTGATTCCTGAAGGTATCCACTGCTGCGGCTTTGCCGGTGATAAAGGCTTCACCACGCCAGAGCTCAATGCCCACTCGCTGCGTAGCCTCAAGGATGCGGTGCAGTATTGCGGTGAAGGGATTTCCACCAGCCGCACCTGTGAGATTGGTTTGTCGAACCATGGGGGTATTGATTATCACGGCTTGGTCTACTTGGTGGACCGCGTTACCCGACCTCGAGCCATCTGA